The following coding sequences lie in one uncultured Mailhella sp. genomic window:
- a CDS encoding pseudouridine synthase, protein MTRLTVLPEENDVRLDRVLERLLPGMGLRGRRRLCELGLVEVNGRPAPPSRKMRPGDVAEVREAAPADASTPSAETQTASGRARLFPEDRPRLVTCTPHLAAVYKPASMHTEALAGKPGVSLQAMLPEIIGEACHASLLNRLDFPTSGLATAALDELGERQYRDAQERGLTVKRYLALLEGALEHDALAAQKLLLKNRSRVLVELAEHPDKRRHTEVHPLAVLNAADLCRRLHLKEHGWTGRLPSAVTLAGCTILKGARHQIRAHCSALGHPLLGDRRYGAQLHPDEKDDEAFFLHHGRLIMPALDALALPVWLPLLDGRTAAQAEHWLKR, encoded by the coding sequence ATGACGCGCCTTACGGTTCTGCCCGAAGAAAACGACGTCAGACTCGACCGCGTGCTCGAACGCCTGCTGCCCGGCATGGGACTGCGCGGACGCCGACGCCTCTGCGAACTCGGTCTGGTGGAAGTGAACGGCCGGCCCGCGCCGCCTTCGCGCAAAATGCGTCCGGGCGACGTGGCCGAAGTAAGGGAGGCCGCGCCCGCCGACGCCTCGACGCCGTCTGCCGAAACGCAGACGGCTTCCGGTCGCGCCCGGCTCTTTCCCGAAGACCGGCCGCGTCTTGTGACCTGCACGCCGCACCTTGCCGCCGTGTACAAGCCCGCGTCCATGCACACGGAAGCTCTTGCCGGAAAGCCCGGCGTCAGTCTTCAGGCCATGCTCCCCGAAATTATCGGCGAAGCGTGCCATGCCTCTCTTCTGAATCGTCTGGATTTTCCCACGTCCGGACTGGCGACGGCCGCGCTGGACGAGCTCGGAGAGCGGCAGTACCGCGACGCGCAGGAACGCGGACTCACGGTGAAGCGCTATCTGGCGCTGCTGGAAGGCGCGCTTGAACACGACGCGCTCGCCGCGCAGAAACTGCTGTTGAAAAACCGCTCCCGCGTGCTGGTGGAGCTGGCCGAGCACCCCGACAAGCGCCGTCACACCGAAGTGCACCCGCTGGCCGTGCTGAACGCCGCCGACCTCTGCCGCCGACTGCATCTCAAAGAACACGGATGGACAGGCCGTCTTCCCTCCGCCGTCACGCTGGCAGGATGCACCATTTTAAAAGGAGCGCGGCATCAGATACGCGCCCACTGCTCGGCGCTCGGTCATCCGCTCCTTGGCGACAGGCGCTACGGCGCGCAGCTGCATCCCGACGAGAAAGACGACGAAGCCTTCTTTCTGCATCACGGGCGGCTCATCATGCCCGCTCTCGACGCTCTGGCGCTGCCCGTCTGGCTGCCGCTGCTGGACGGACGCACCGCCGCTCAGGCCGAACACTGGCTGAAGCGCTGA
- the murI gene encoding glutamate racemase, producing MITTQGLSSSLSALRELPIGLFDSGVGGMTVLRAMREQLPNESFLYLGDTARMPYGTKGVETVQRYALEAADKLVERGIKLLVIACNTATAAALPLVQAAHPDIDVVGVVEPGAEAACRATKSGYIAVIATSGTIRGRAYERAILQRMPQARISALACPLFVSMVEDGLLEGPLAEGLAARYLDPIFHDPREQGLEVPDTLVLACTHFPLLRNAIAHVAGEGVTLVDSAGNTARDVRKLLQEKHLARGSGPDVGMPLCPGSVRFLTTDDVPRFTRMGELFLGIPIAPCTVELVEL from the coding sequence ATGATTACCACTCAAGGCCTTTCCTCCAGCCTTTCCGCTCTGCGCGAGCTGCCCATAGGACTCTTCGATTCCGGCGTGGGCGGCATGACGGTGCTGCGCGCCATGCGGGAACAGCTTCCCAACGAATCGTTTCTCTACCTGGGCGACACCGCCCGCATGCCCTACGGCACCAAGGGCGTGGAAACCGTGCAGAGATACGCGCTGGAAGCTGCCGACAAGCTGGTGGAACGCGGCATAAAGCTGCTCGTCATCGCCTGCAACACCGCCACGGCCGCGGCGCTTCCTCTGGTGCAGGCCGCGCATCCCGACATCGACGTGGTGGGCGTGGTCGAACCCGGAGCCGAAGCCGCCTGCCGGGCCACGAAAAGCGGCTACATTGCCGTCATCGCCACCAGCGGCACCATACGCGGCCGCGCCTACGAACGGGCCATTCTTCAGCGCATGCCGCAGGCGCGCATTTCCGCGCTCGCCTGTCCGCTGTTCGTGTCCATGGTGGAGGACGGGCTGCTTGAAGGTCCGCTTGCCGAAGGACTGGCGGCCCGGTATCTCGATCCGATTTTTCACGATCCACGCGAACAGGGGCTGGAAGTCCCCGACACGCTGGTGCTGGCCTGCACGCATTTTCCGCTTTTGCGCAACGCCATAGCCCATGTGGCGGGCGAAGGGGTCACGCTGGTGGACTCCGCCGGCAACACCGCGCGCGACGTGCGAAAGCTCCTGCAGGAAAAGCATCTCGCCCGCGGCTCCGGCCCCGATGTGGGCATGCCTCTCTGCCCCGGCTCCGTGCGCTTTCTCACCACCGACGACGTGCCCCGCTTCACCCGCATGGGCGAACTTTTTCTGGGCATCCCCATAGCACCCTGTACCGTAGAACTGGTGGAACTCTGA
- the truA gene encoding tRNA pseudouridine(38-40) synthase TruA, with product MPRLKLTLAYVGTHYHGWQIQAWKDREDPPTVQACVAEAVSHVAGRPTHVQGAGRTDAGVHADAQVAHCDIPEERAHVRWQLALNTLLPRDIRVLDARIVPDSFDACFSVKRKAYTYSLWLDHLCTPPKLYPFVWACGPLDLDRFDAAVEHLVGTHDFAALQNAGTPHKSTVRTIFSITRNPARTPDAALPEGCRQIDVRFEANGFLKQMVRNLVGLMVACGRGKFDPEAVPALLASGDRRKAPFTAPPQGLTMTQIWYEGDPRPEGWISEE from the coding sequence ATGCCGCGTCTCAAGCTCACTCTCGCCTATGTAGGAACCCATTACCACGGCTGGCAGATTCAGGCCTGGAAAGACAGGGAAGATCCGCCCACCGTGCAGGCCTGCGTGGCCGAAGCCGTCTCCCACGTGGCGGGCAGGCCCACCCACGTGCAGGGCGCGGGCCGCACCGACGCCGGCGTTCACGCCGACGCGCAGGTGGCCCACTGCGACATTCCCGAAGAGCGCGCACACGTGCGCTGGCAGCTGGCGCTGAACACGCTGCTGCCCCGCGACATCCGCGTTCTCGACGCGCGCATCGTGCCCGATTCCTTCGACGCCTGCTTCAGCGTGAAGCGCAAGGCCTACACCTATTCGCTGTGGCTCGATCATCTCTGCACGCCGCCCAAGCTCTACCCCTTCGTGTGGGCGTGCGGTCCGCTCGACTTGGACCGCTTCGACGCCGCCGTCGAACACCTTGTGGGCACGCACGACTTCGCGGCATTGCAGAACGCGGGCACGCCGCACAAAAGCACGGTGCGCACCATTTTCAGCATCACGCGCAATCCCGCGCGCACGCCGGACGCCGCCCTGCCCGAAGGCTGCCGTCAGATCGACGTGCGCTTCGAGGCCAACGGCTTTCTCAAGCAGATGGTGCGCAACCTCGTGGGGCTCATGGTAGCCTGCGGACGCGGCAAGTTCGACCCCGAAGCCGTTCCCGCGCTGCTTGCCTCCGGCGACAGGCGCAAGGCACCCTTCACCGCGCCGCCGCAGGGCCTGACCATGACGCAGATATGGTATGAAGGCGATCCCCGGCCGGAAGGCTGGATAAGCGAGGAATAG
- the aroD gene encoding type I 3-dehydroquinate dehydratase gives MNIVHIGRLAVGRGRPCIIVPLTSSDLSGLCEEAERLSSLPADMAEWRVDMFCGSSGVDEAAVLEALFALRQALTVPLLATFRTTDEGGCCPVSDEGYASLCAKLCESGQIDALDVEAFFRSGRSKEIIARAHACGIPVVASNHDFSATPPREEMVRRLLFMQDELGADILKIAVMPQSRADVLSLLAATEEASRRAHQPVVTMSMGPLGVVSRVCGQSFGSAATFGSAKSASAPGQMDVSSLDCVLRALDEACGGA, from the coding sequence ATGAATATTGTTCACATAGGTCGTCTTGCCGTAGGCAGGGGGCGTCCCTGCATCATTGTTCCGCTCACCTCTTCCGACCTGTCCGGTCTGTGCGAGGAGGCGGAGCGGCTTTCCTCTCTTCCCGCCGACATGGCCGAATGGCGGGTAGACATGTTCTGCGGCTCTTCCGGCGTGGATGAGGCGGCCGTGCTTGAGGCTCTTTTTGCGCTTCGGCAGGCGCTGACCGTGCCGCTTCTGGCCACGTTCCGCACCACGGATGAGGGCGGCTGCTGCCCGGTAAGCGACGAGGGGTATGCCTCGCTCTGCGCGAAGCTTTGCGAAAGCGGCCAGATCGACGCGCTGGACGTGGAAGCCTTTTTCCGTTCCGGCAGATCCAAAGAGATCATTGCCCGGGCCCATGCCTGCGGGATTCCCGTGGTGGCGAGCAATCACGACTTTTCCGCCACGCCTCCCAGGGAGGAAATGGTGCGTCGTCTGCTCTTCATGCAGGACGAGCTTGGAGCCGACATTCTTAAAATCGCGGTCATGCCGCAGAGCAGGGCCGACGTGCTCTCTCTGCTCGCCGCCACGGAAGAGGCGTCGCGAAGGGCGCATCAGCCGGTCGTGACCATGAGCATGGGGCCGCTCGGCGTGGTGAGCCGCGTGTGCGGACAGAGCTTCGGCAGCGCCGCCACCTTCGGCTCGGCGAAAAGCGCCAGCGCTCCGGGGCAGATGGACGTATCCTCTCTCGATTGTGTGCTGCGCGCGCTCGATGAGGCCTGCGGCGGAGCCTAG